In one Deinococcus carri genomic region, the following are encoded:
- a CDS encoding sulfite exporter TauE/SafE family protein, which produces MILAWLGAVAIGLSLGLLGSGGSILTVPVLVYLVGEDPKRAITESLAIVGLIALVSALSCVQQRRIDGRAVLLFGLPGLLGTSLGTALGHALPAAVQLLIFAAVMLIAATRMFRPAPAGHAPPRPGWQVLLAGLGVGVLTGVVGVGGGFLILPALVLLLGLPMARAVGTSLVLIALNAALGFALHVRAAPGGLHWDLIALLGGIGVLGSLAGSRLSRQLSQNALRRSFAGFLVVLGTYILCTSAPGAFAQTRTPTVQVTSLRP; this is translated from the coding sequence GTGATCCTCGCGTGGCTCGGCGCGGTCGCCATCGGGCTGAGCCTGGGGCTGCTCGGCTCCGGCGGCAGCATCCTCACGGTGCCCGTGCTGGTGTACCTCGTGGGCGAGGACCCCAAACGGGCGATCACCGAGAGCCTCGCCATCGTCGGGCTGATCGCCCTGGTCAGCGCGCTGTCCTGCGTCCAGCAGCGCCGCATCGACGGGCGCGCGGTGCTGCTGTTCGGGTTACCCGGCCTGCTGGGCACCTCGCTGGGGACGGCCCTGGGCCACGCCCTGCCCGCCGCGGTGCAGCTCCTGATCTTCGCTGCCGTGATGCTCATTGCCGCTACGCGCATGTTTCGGCCGGCTCCCGCAGGCCATGCGCCGCCCCGCCCCGGGTGGCAGGTGCTGCTCGCCGGTCTGGGCGTGGGTGTTCTCACGGGCGTGGTGGGTGTGGGGGGCGGCTTTCTGATCCTGCCCGCCCTGGTCCTGCTGCTGGGGCTGCCCATGGCGCGGGCGGTGGGCACCAGCCTGGTCCTCATCGCGCTCAACGCGGCCCTGGGCTTTGCCCTGCACGTGCGGGCCGCGCCCGGGGGCCTACACTGGGACCTGATCGCCCTGCTCGGCGGTATCGGTGTGCTGGGCAGCCTCGCGGGCAGCCGCCTCTCCCGGCAGCTCTCCCAGAACGCCCTGCGGCGGTCCTTCGCGGGATTCCTGGTGGTGCTGGGCACGTACATTCTGTGCACCAGCGCACCCGGAGCCTTCGCGCAGACCCGGACCCCCACGGTGCAGGTCACCTCGCTGCGTCCCTGA
- a CDS encoding MBL fold metallo-hydrolase, with translation MYFKRIYDPDLAQASYLIGCQQNGTALAVDPVRDVQRYLDLADQEGLRIVAVTETHIHADYLSGSRELAGRTGATLYLSAEGGPDWQYAFPHVGLRDGQDIRLGNVTVRAVHTPGHTPEHLSFLVTDGARAEQPVLFLTGDFVFVGDLGRPDLLDEAAGGQDTRFGGARQLFTSLRAKFLTLPDYVQVWPGHGSGSACGKALGAVESTTVGYERRFAWWADAARDDDVEAFTRELLEGQPDAPLYYGRMKRENRVGPALLGDVQALAPLSHHELKNALHHGVRLLDTRPREVFQAGAVPGSLHLPAGRTFETWAGWLLDPDKTYVLFARSPEQAEDLRRRLWMTGIDRVAGYVGDFGGLKLEPQAATPLAELGDLRQAFVLDVRARREYEAGHIEGATQLHAGRLLQNLGRIPRDRPVVVHCQGGARSAAAVSVLRAEGFDNIIDLDGGYAAYARRAATVRP, from the coding sequence ATGTACTTCAAGCGCATCTACGACCCCGACCTCGCCCAGGCGTCCTACCTGATCGGCTGCCAGCAGAACGGCACGGCGCTCGCCGTCGATCCCGTGCGTGACGTGCAGCGGTATCTCGACCTGGCCGACCAGGAGGGGCTGCGGATCGTCGCGGTGACGGAAACGCACATCCACGCCGACTACCTCAGCGGCAGCCGCGAACTCGCCGGGCGCACCGGGGCGACGCTGTACCTCAGCGCCGAGGGAGGCCCCGACTGGCAGTACGCTTTTCCCCACGTGGGGCTGCGCGACGGGCAGGACATCCGCCTCGGCAACGTCACGGTCAGGGCTGTCCACACGCCGGGGCATACCCCCGAGCATCTCAGCTTTCTGGTGACCGATGGGGCGCGGGCGGAGCAGCCCGTCCTCTTCCTGACCGGCGACTTCGTCTTCGTGGGCGACCTCGGCCGCCCCGACCTGCTCGACGAGGCGGCGGGCGGGCAGGACACCCGCTTCGGCGGGGCGCGGCAGCTGTTCACCAGCCTGCGGGCAAAGTTCCTCACCCTGCCCGACTACGTCCAGGTCTGGCCCGGCCACGGCTCGGGCAGCGCCTGCGGCAAGGCGCTGGGGGCGGTGGAGAGCACCACCGTCGGCTACGAACGCCGCTTTGCCTGGTGGGCGGATGCCGCCCGAGATGATGATGTGGAAGCCTTTACCCGCGAACTGCTGGAGGGCCAGCCGGACGCGCCGCTGTACTACGGCCGCATGAAGCGGGAGAACCGGGTCGGGCCGGCCCTGCTGGGCGACGTGCAGGCCCTCGCGCCCCTCTCCCACCACGAGCTGAAAAACGCCCTGCACCACGGGGTGCGGCTGCTCGACACGCGGCCCCGAGAGGTGTTCCAGGCAGGCGCTGTGCCCGGCAGCCTCCACCTGCCGGCGGGCCGGACCTTCGAGACGTGGGCCGGCTGGCTGCTCGACCCGGATAAGACCTATGTGCTGTTTGCCCGCAGCCCCGAGCAGGCCGAGGACCTCCGCCGCCGGCTGTGGATGACCGGCATCGACCGGGTCGCCGGGTACGTCGGGGACTTTGGCGGACTGAAGCTCGAACCGCAGGCCGCGACGCCCCTCGCGGAACTGGGCGACCTCCGCCAGGCCTTCGTGCTCGACGTGCGCGCCCGCCGCGAGTACGAGGCCGGGCACATCGAGGGGGCCACGCAGCTCCACGCGGGCCGTCTGCTTCAGAACCTGGGCCGTATTCCCCGGGATCGGCCAGTCGTGGTCCACTGCCAGGGTGGGGCGCGCAGCGCGGCCGCGGTGAGTGTCCTGCGCGCCGAGGGCTTTGACAACATTATCGATCTGGACGGCGGGTACGCCGCCTACGCCCGGCGGGCGGCGACGGTCCGCCCGTGA
- a CDS encoding HelD family protein: MPCSHPVRPRRSRLPLTAPPPVHPDFPAEEQHLAGTIQAFLRQIEAWEDRDRNVGADLETSLTLADTAEELAAMLSVHVPAPYFGSLRVRIAGREQLLYVGKHAFRDLKGPHTVVSWESDVGSLFYSDVLAWEARKGLTGTVRRRRQLDVQAKKLHRLTDLYDDEAGGDTGGREQVLLARLSEASTAAMRDVVETLQPEQNGAMRAPAGVHTLIQGAAGSGKTTIGFHRLAWLMHPDRREHRAAPESMLVLMPNRVLASYAARVLPGLNLGGVTVTTPEAWATGFLGVEKMEVVDRTLTLLLTDRDNERRKAAWRRAKALGDRRMFQVVRNHLADRLRANLGSLTFQTTVQVGHEARTLTLDQATLRRLLDEVLDRAPLEGYRAALRAALEDELVARANPPGEDGEAALRRTLAAELTRFVGRVVGNILPVSEGRRIITDEATLRRAAQGVLDERAVRLLLSDPLTAIPKPRRSHADVTELPLMLAVAALLDGVGRRVGRALEPYDHIALDEAQDYSPLLYVLLARAARPGHLTALGDLNQGLHGYKGPNNWGDVQAALGGESRTRLMTLGRTYRSTRQITALGAQIAATYNRAGGVVGVDRDGGEVLRLTGGSLAELTAQAVKTMQAQGHRNIAIVTRRVTDAERLVPELQRHDVDAQPILSEQARYTGGVVILPVNLAKGLEFDGCIVAGADAANYDPQTEFESRLLYVAASRGLHLLALVAERELHPLLTAERDSG; the protein is encoded by the coding sequence ATGCCGTGTTCTCACCCCGTTCGTCCCAGGAGGTCTCGCTTGCCCCTTACCGCCCCCCCGCCCGTTCACCCCGACTTCCCCGCCGAGGAGCAACACCTCGCGGGCACCATCCAGGCCTTTTTGCGGCAGATCGAGGCCTGGGAGGACCGCGACCGGAATGTCGGGGCCGACCTGGAAACGAGCCTGACCCTGGCCGACACCGCCGAGGAGCTGGCCGCCATGCTCTCCGTCCACGTGCCGGCCCCCTACTTCGGCAGCCTGAGGGTCCGTATCGCGGGGCGCGAACAACTGCTGTACGTGGGCAAGCATGCCTTCCGGGACCTGAAAGGCCCCCACACCGTCGTCTCCTGGGAGTCGGACGTGGGCAGCCTCTTTTATTCCGATGTGCTGGCCTGGGAGGCGAGAAAGGGCCTGACGGGCACCGTGCGCCGCCGCCGTCAGCTCGACGTGCAGGCGAAGAAACTGCACCGGCTGACCGACCTGTACGACGATGAGGCCGGGGGGGATACCGGGGGCCGCGAGCAGGTGCTGCTGGCCCGCCTCTCGGAAGCCTCGACCGCCGCCATGCGCGACGTCGTGGAGACGCTGCAACCCGAGCAGAACGGGGCCATGCGCGCCCCGGCAGGAGTCCACACGCTGATTCAGGGCGCGGCGGGGTCGGGCAAGACCACCATCGGCTTTCACCGCCTGGCCTGGCTGATGCACCCGGACCGCAGGGAACACCGCGCCGCGCCGGAGTCCATGCTGGTCCTGATGCCGAACCGGGTGCTGGCGAGCTACGCGGCCCGCGTCCTGCCCGGCCTGAACCTCGGAGGAGTCACCGTCACCACGCCGGAGGCCTGGGCCACCGGGTTTCTCGGCGTCGAGAAGATGGAGGTCGTGGACCGCACCCTGACGCTGCTCCTCACCGACCGGGACAACGAGCGGCGTAAGGCGGCGTGGCGCAGGGCCAAGGCGCTGGGGGACCGGCGGATGTTCCAGGTGGTGCGCAACCATCTGGCCGACCGGCTGCGGGCCAACCTGGGTTCCCTGACCTTCCAGACGACCGTGCAGGTGGGGCACGAGGCGCGCACCCTGACGCTGGACCAGGCCACGCTGCGCCGCCTGCTGGACGAGGTGCTGGACCGCGCCCCCCTGGAGGGCTACCGCGCGGCCCTGCGCGCAGCCCTGGAGGACGAGCTGGTGGCCCGCGCCAACCCGCCCGGCGAGGACGGGGAGGCGGCGCTGCGCCGGACCCTGGCCGCCGAGTTGACCCGGTTCGTCGGCCGGGTGGTGGGGAACATCCTGCCGGTAAGTGAGGGGCGGCGCATCATCACCGACGAGGCGACGCTGCGCCGGGCCGCCCAGGGGGTGCTCGACGAGCGCGCCGTGCGCCTCCTGCTGAGTGACCCCCTGACGGCCATTCCGAAGCCCCGCCGCTCGCACGCCGACGTGACCGAGCTGCCCCTGATGCTGGCCGTGGCCGCCCTGCTGGACGGCGTGGGCCGCCGGGTGGGCCGGGCGCTGGAACCCTATGACCACATCGCGCTCGACGAGGCCCAGGACTACAGCCCGCTGCTGTACGTCCTGCTGGCCCGCGCGGCCCGCCCCGGCCACCTCACCGCCCTGGGCGACCTGAACCAGGGGCTGCACGGCTACAAGGGGCCGAACAACTGGGGGGACGTGCAGGCGGCCCTGGGTGGGGAGAGCCGCACCCGGTTGATGACCCTGGGGCGGACCTACCGCAGCACCCGCCAGATCACGGCCCTGGGGGCACAGATTGCGGCGACCTACAACCGCGCGGGCGGTGTGGTGGGCGTGGACCGCGATGGGGGAGAGGTCCTGCGCCTGACCGGGGGCAGCCTGGCCGAACTGACCGCGCAGGCCGTGAAGACCATGCAGGCCCAGGGCCACCGCAACATCGCTATCGTGACCCGCCGGGTAACGGACGCCGAACGGCTGGTGCCCGAGTTGCAGCGGCACGACGTGGACGCGCAGCCCATTCTCTCGGAGCAGGCCCGGTACACCGGGGGCGTGGTGATTCTCCCGGTGAACCTCGCCAAGGGGCTGGAGTTCGACGGCTGCATCGTGGCGGGCGCGGACGCCGCGAACTACGACCCACAGACGGAATTCGAGTCCCGGCTCCTGTACGTCGCCGCCTCGCGCGGCCTGCACCTGCTCGCGCTGGTCGCGGAACGGGAACTGCACCCGCTGCTGACGGCTGAGAGGGATTCCGGGTGA
- a CDS encoding LysR family transcriptional regulator — translation MRVNPDYLITFNAVAEFGSVSKAAEYLNLSQPAVSGQLRALAGLIGAPLYTRRSRGITLTPEGRELLPHAQAIARSMRRVTELAGPHRGRTRAHVRLGTSWTLSGHGVRLVGHFRGEQPSTDLPSIGLHSGHTPHLIGLVARGELDAALTVDASQTLPEGLEARRFSSEDLRLIVWPEHPLAREGYVAPTALRNETLLLPMPESSVRKRAARLLETAGVTPRGQLELGGFLAVKAALHTGLGVAILPRSMVGPEVEHGLLVSLGLEAPDVTLGYHVVSAPRALLPQAVTAVLDAL, via the coding sequence GTGCGGGTCAATCCGGACTACCTCATCACCTTCAATGCCGTGGCCGAGTTCGGCAGCGTCAGCAAGGCCGCCGAGTACCTGAACCTCAGCCAGCCCGCCGTGAGTGGGCAGCTGCGTGCCCTGGCCGGGCTGATCGGCGCGCCGCTGTACACCCGGCGCTCACGGGGCATCACGCTGACGCCGGAGGGGCGCGAACTCCTGCCCCACGCGCAGGCGATCGCGCGCAGCATGCGGCGTGTCACGGAGCTGGCCGGCCCCCACCGCGGCCGCACCCGGGCACACGTCCGCCTGGGCACCTCCTGGACCCTGTCGGGGCATGGAGTCCGCCTCGTCGGGCACTTCCGGGGGGAGCAGCCCAGCACCGACCTGCCTAGCATTGGCCTGCACTCGGGCCACACCCCCCACCTGATCGGCCTCGTGGCGCGGGGAGAATTGGACGCCGCGCTGACGGTCGATGCCAGCCAGACCCTGCCCGAGGGCCTGGAGGCGCGGCGGTTCTCCAGTGAGGATCTGCGCCTGATCGTGTGGCCGGAACACCCTCTGGCCCGCGAGGGCTACGTGGCCCCCACTGCGCTGAGAAACGAGACGCTGCTGCTGCCCATGCCGGAGTCGAGTGTCCGCAAGCGGGCGGCGCGGCTGCTGGAAACGGCCGGCGTCACCCCACGGGGGCAACTGGAACTCGGCGGGTTCCTGGCGGTCAAGGCCGCGCTGCATACGGGTCTGGGCGTGGCGATTCTGCCCAGGAGCATGGTGGGGCCTGAGGTGGAACACGGGCTGCTGGTTAGCCTCGGCCTGGAGGCCCCGGACGTCACCCTCGGGTATCACGTGGTCTCCGCCCCACGCGCGCTGCTGCCCCAGGCAGTGACGGCTGTCCTTGACGCACTCTGA